In Aquipuribacter nitratireducens, the following proteins share a genomic window:
- the nucS gene encoding endonuclease NucS, whose translation MRVVVARCEVTYSGRLDAYLPPAARLLVLKADGSVLVHSDGGSYKPLNWMSPPCATTVEAPADSDPAGATEVWRVRARRSDDELRVVVHEVLHDHSVDLGVDPGLVKDGVEAHLQRLLAEHVDTFGAGYRLVRREHMTPIGPVDLLLRDATGAHVAVEVKRRGEIDGVEQLTRYLELMNRDPLLAPVRGVFAAQEIKPQARVLASDRGIDCVVVDYVALSGRDDPTARLF comes from the coding sequence GTGCGGGTCGTGGTGGCGCGGTGCGAGGTGACATACTCGGGGCGGCTCGACGCCTACCTCCCCCCGGCCGCGCGGCTGCTCGTGCTCAAGGCCGACGGCTCGGTCCTCGTCCACTCCGACGGCGGGTCGTACAAGCCGCTCAACTGGATGTCCCCGCCGTGCGCCACGACGGTCGAGGCGCCCGCGGACTCCGACCCGGCCGGCGCCACGGAGGTGTGGCGCGTCCGGGCCCGCAGGTCCGACGACGAGCTGCGCGTCGTGGTCCACGAGGTCCTCCACGACCACAGCGTCGACCTGGGCGTCGACCCCGGCCTCGTGAAGGACGGTGTCGAGGCGCACCTCCAGCGGCTGCTCGCCGAGCACGTCGACACGTTCGGCGCCGGCTACCGCCTGGTGCGCCGCGAGCACATGACGCCGATCGGGCCCGTCGACCTGCTCCTGCGCGACGCCACGGGCGCGCACGTCGCCGTCGAGGTGAAGCGTCGCGGCGAGATCGACGGCGTCGAGCAGCTGACGCGCTACCTCGAGCTCATGAACCGCGACCCGCTCCTCGCACCGGTCCGGGGCGTGTTCGCCGCGCAGGAGATCAAGCCGCAGGCACGCGTCCTCGCCTCCGACCGCGGCATCGACTGCGTCGTCGTCGACTACGTCGCCCTCTCGGGCCGCGACGACCCGACCGCGCGCCTGTTCTGA
- a CDS encoding alpha/beta hydrolase, whose product MTSPPPGQLETVVTAAEGPVEIGPTTRLPARREDVELHTPDGLRLVGELALPPERDPVATLVTLHPLPTHGGYMDSHVFLKASWRLPALADVAVLRFNLRGVTSPRGTSEGRFDSARGEANDVAAALAYAEDHELPHVAVLGWSFGTDLALMHARAPVVERLVLLSPPLRFSTDDDLAFWAGDGRDVLALVPEHDDYLQPAEARRRFAAVPQAQVVGVDDAKHLWVGEPHVRTVLDRVVAAVVPGAGPLPTSWDGPYERVTTRVRRG is encoded by the coding sequence GTGACCTCCCCGCCTCCTGGCCAGCTCGAGACCGTCGTCACCGCCGCGGAGGGACCGGTGGAGATCGGGCCGACGACCCGGCTCCCGGCCCGTCGAGAGGACGTCGAGCTCCACACCCCCGACGGGCTCCGGCTCGTCGGCGAGCTCGCCCTGCCGCCCGAGCGGGACCCCGTCGCGACGCTCGTCACCCTCCACCCCCTGCCGACCCACGGCGGGTACATGGACAGCCACGTGTTCCTCAAGGCGTCGTGGCGGCTGCCGGCGCTCGCCGACGTCGCCGTCCTGCGATTCAACCTGCGCGGCGTCACGAGCCCCCGGGGCACGAGCGAGGGCCGCTTCGACTCCGCCCGCGGCGAGGCGAACGACGTCGCGGCCGCCCTGGCGTACGCCGAGGACCACGAGCTCCCGCACGTCGCGGTCCTCGGCTGGTCGTTCGGCACCGACCTCGCGCTCATGCACGCCCGGGCACCGGTCGTCGAGCGCCTCGTGCTGCTGTCGCCCCCGCTGCGCTTCAGCACCGACGACGACCTCGCGTTCTGGGCGGGCGACGGCCGCGACGTCCTCGCGCTCGTGCCCGAGCACGACGACTACCTGCAGCCGGCGGAGGCCCGGCGCCGCTTCGCCGCCGTCCCCCAGGCGCAGGTGGTCGGCGTCGACGACGCCAAGCACCTGTGGGTCGGCGAGCCGCACGTGCGGACGGTCCTCGACCGCGTCGTGGCCGCGGTGGTGCCGGGGGCGGGTCCGCTCCCGACGTCGTGGGACGGGCCGTACGAGCGCGTCACCACGCGCGTGCGCCGGGGCTGA
- a CDS encoding AI-2E family transporter, with translation MSSTRAGAASAPPSGSPEAAPGGAHAAGDEHRSPEGHDASRAPADPAADPAADPVTALGARGPEATHRVVDVMSRPRPSGASAFALGFVGALGVLLAIALVQAVVQAGQIVTLVFASLFLALSLDPFVTFLERHRLPRPAAVAVTFVLLLGAVGGFIAAVAPLVVEEGSQLIRVSPFYARRIEQSQVAQSLDAQFGLFERINTELENRLRSSTTIDALFGGVLGAGRAVITGVFSVLLVLVLTLYFLASLRSVTAGVYRLVPLSRRERVQRIGEEAQRRVGGYVLGQLGVASLNGLLAFVVMTVLDVRYSVALAFAVGVFGLIPLIGATIGAVLACTVAALGDLSDGIVLAVWFLVYQQVENYVILPRIMARTVAVPSTLAVVAALVGGSLLGLIGALVAIPLAATILLVVKEVVYPRQESR, from the coding sequence GTGAGCAGCACGCGCGCCGGTGCCGCGTCGGCACCCCCGTCGGGGTCGCCCGAGGCGGCGCCCGGGGGCGCGCACGCGGCGGGGGACGAGCACCGCAGCCCCGAAGGTCACGACGCCTCGCGCGCTCCCGCCGACCCCGCAGCCGATCCCGCAGCCGATCCCGTCACCGCGCTGGGGGCCCGCGGCCCGGAGGCGACGCACCGCGTCGTCGACGTGATGTCACGGCCCCGCCCGAGCGGTGCCTCGGCGTTCGCCCTCGGCTTCGTGGGCGCGCTCGGGGTGCTGCTCGCGATCGCCCTCGTGCAGGCCGTCGTGCAGGCGGGCCAGATCGTCACGCTCGTCTTCGCCTCGCTGTTCCTCGCGCTGAGCCTCGACCCCTTCGTCACCTTCCTCGAGCGGCACCGGCTCCCGCGTCCGGCCGCCGTGGCGGTCACCTTCGTCCTGCTGCTCGGGGCGGTCGGGGGCTTCATCGCCGCCGTCGCCCCCCTCGTCGTCGAGGAGGGCAGCCAGCTCATCCGGGTCTCCCCGTTCTACGCCCGGCGGATCGAGCAGAGCCAGGTGGCGCAGTCCCTGGACGCGCAGTTCGGGCTCTTCGAGCGCATCAACACCGAGCTGGAGAACCGGCTGCGGAGCAGCACGACCATCGACGCGCTGTTCGGCGGCGTCCTCGGGGCCGGCCGGGCGGTCATCACCGGCGTGTTCAGCGTCCTGCTCGTGCTCGTCCTCACGCTGTACTTCCTCGCGTCGCTGCGCAGCGTGACGGCGGGCGTCTACCGGCTCGTCCCGCTCAGCCGCCGCGAGCGGGTCCAGCGGATCGGGGAGGAGGCGCAGCGCCGCGTGGGCGGGTACGTGCTCGGGCAGCTGGGCGTCGCCTCGCTCAACGGCCTCCTCGCCTTCGTCGTCATGACGGTGCTCGACGTGCGCTACTCCGTCGCGCTCGCCTTCGCCGTGGGCGTCTTCGGCCTCATCCCGCTCATCGGCGCGACGATCGGCGCCGTGCTCGCGTGCACCGTGGCGGCGCTCGGGGACCTGTCGGACGGGATCGTGCTCGCGGTGTGGTTCCTCGTCTACCAGCAGGTGGAGAACTACGTGATCCTGCCGCGCATCATGGCCCGCACCGTCGCGGTGCCGAGCACCCTCGCCGTCGTGGCGGCGCTGGTGGGCGGGTCCCTGCTCGGGCTCATCGGCGCCCTCGTCGCGATCCCCCTCGCCGCGACGATCCTCCTGGTCGTGAAGGAGGTCGTCTACCCGCGGCAGGAGTCGCGCTGA
- the mce gene encoding methylmalonyl-CoA epimerase — MGAAEDTGHDGAATAAGGALAGLPGVLGVDHVGVAVADLDEALRWYADVLGLVCTHRERNDEQQVDEAMVAAPDAGRGATLVQLLAPTSPTSPIARFLDRSGPGLQQLAVRVVDVEAAAAHLRGRGVRVLSDTPRRGTGGSRVVFAHPKDCGGVLVELVEPVGALP, encoded by the coding sequence GTGGGAGCAGCGGAGGACACGGGCCACGACGGCGCGGCGACGGCCGCGGGGGGCGCGCTCGCGGGGCTCCCGGGCGTGCTCGGCGTCGACCACGTCGGGGTCGCGGTGGCGGACCTCGACGAGGCGCTGCGCTGGTACGCCGACGTCCTCGGCCTCGTGTGCACGCACCGGGAGCGCAACGACGAGCAGCAGGTCGACGAGGCGATGGTCGCGGCGCCCGACGCCGGCCGCGGGGCCACCCTGGTGCAGCTGCTCGCGCCGACGTCCCCGACGTCGCCGATCGCCCGCTTCCTCGACCGCAGCGGTCCCGGCCTGCAGCAGCTGGCCGTGCGGGTCGTCGACGTCGAGGCGGCCGCCGCCCACCTGCGGGGTCGGGGGGTGCGGGTGCTGTCGGACACGCCTCGTCGGGGCACCGGGGGCAGCCGGGTCGTGTTCGCCCACCCCAAGGACTGCGGCGGGGTCCTCGTGGAGCTCGTCGAGCCCGTCGGGGCGCTGCCGTGA
- a CDS encoding acetyl-CoA C-acyltransferase, whose product MASVIVAGARTPMGRLQGSLSSLTAPQLAGAAIRGAVERSGIAPDEVDHVVMGQVLQAGVGQSPARQAAVAGGLPMTVPATAVNKVCLSGLHAVVVADLMIRAGLADVVVAGGTESMSQAPHLLPGSRRGHTFGDVALLDHMAYDGLRDTFTAQAMGGLTDAANTPGTTEHAGRATFTREQQDAFAARSHQRAAAAWKDGRFADEVVAVAVPQRKGDPLVVTEDEGVRPDTTVESLARLRPAFRADGTVTAGSASQISDGAAALVVARKELVEERGLPWLAEVGESGSVAGPDSTLQTQPSAAIRAACARAGVDAAALDRYEINEAFAVVGLASVADLGLPDEVADARVNVNGGAIALGHPIGMSGARLLLTLALELRRTGGGVGAAALCGGGGQGDALLLHVPRA is encoded by the coding sequence ATGGCCTCCGTCATCGTCGCCGGCGCCCGCACCCCGATGGGGCGCCTCCAGGGATCCCTCTCCTCCCTCACCGCCCCGCAGCTCGCGGGCGCGGCGATCCGCGGGGCCGTCGAGCGGTCCGGCATCGCTCCCGACGAGGTCGACCACGTCGTCATGGGGCAGGTGCTCCAGGCCGGGGTGGGGCAGTCGCCGGCCCGGCAGGCGGCCGTCGCCGGGGGGCTGCCGATGACCGTCCCCGCGACGGCCGTCAACAAGGTGTGCCTGTCCGGGCTGCACGCGGTCGTCGTCGCCGACCTCATGATCCGCGCGGGCCTCGCCGACGTCGTCGTCGCCGGCGGCACGGAGTCGATGTCGCAGGCGCCCCACCTGCTGCCGGGCAGCCGACGCGGCCACACCTTCGGCGACGTCGCCCTCCTCGACCACATGGCGTACGACGGGCTGCGCGACACCTTCACCGCCCAGGCGATGGGCGGGCTCACCGACGCGGCCAACACCCCCGGGACGACGGAGCACGCCGGCCGCGCGACGTTCACCCGGGAGCAGCAGGACGCCTTCGCCGCCCGCTCGCACCAGCGCGCCGCGGCGGCGTGGAAGGACGGCCGCTTCGCCGACGAGGTGGTGGCGGTCGCGGTGCCGCAGCGCAAGGGCGACCCGCTCGTCGTCACCGAGGACGAGGGCGTCCGGCCCGACACGACCGTGGAGTCCCTCGCCCGGCTCCGCCCGGCGTTCCGTGCCGACGGCACCGTGACGGCCGGCTCCGCGTCGCAGATCTCCGACGGCGCCGCCGCGCTCGTCGTCGCCCGCAAGGAGCTGGTCGAGGAGCGCGGGCTGCCGTGGCTGGCGGAGGTAGGGGAGAGCGGCAGCGTCGCGGGCCCGGACTCCACCCTCCAGACCCAGCCGTCGGCCGCGATCCGGGCCGCGTGCGCCCGCGCCGGCGTCGACGCCGCCGCGCTCGACCGCTACGAGATCAACGAGGCGTTCGCCGTCGTCGGGCTCGCGTCCGTGGCGGACCTCGGCCTGCCGGACGAGGTCGCCGACGCCCGGGTCAACGTCAACGGCGGCGCCATCGCCCTCGGCCACCCGATCGGCATGTCGGGGGCGCGGCTGCTCCTCACGCTCGCCCTCGAGCTGCGGCGCACCGGCGGCGGGGTCGGGGCCGCGGCCCTGTGCGGCGGTGGCGGGCAGGGCGACGCCCTGCTCCTCCACGTCCCGCGGGCCTGA
- the meaB gene encoding methylmalonyl Co-A mutase-associated GTPase MeaB gives MPARSRRSRRLDVPAELAAAREGSHRAVARLVSVVSDGGPQLREVVAALADGSGDQAWVVGVTGSPGVGKSTTVAALVTALREEGARVGVLAVDPSSPFSGGALLGDRVRMGVHALDPGVYVRSMASRGHLGGLAAATPQAVRVLEAAGVDVVVVETVGVGQSEVEVAGLADTTVVLLAPGMGDGVQAAKAGILEVADVLCVNKADRDGADATVRELRQSVALGADGRAPGDWRPSVVRSVAAGGDVAELVDAVRAHQRWAREHDAVVPRRLRRAAAEVSAIALARLRRTFGQPGEGGLLDDVAGEVAAGRLDAFTAADRLVAEVEG, from the coding sequence ATGCCGGCACGTTCCCGGCGGAGCCGTCGACTCGACGTCCCCGCCGAGCTCGCGGCCGCCCGGGAGGGGTCGCACCGCGCGGTCGCGCGCCTGGTGTCGGTCGTCTCCGACGGCGGCCCGCAGCTGCGCGAGGTCGTGGCCGCCCTCGCCGACGGCTCGGGTGACCAGGCGTGGGTCGTCGGGGTGACCGGGTCCCCCGGCGTGGGGAAGTCGACGACCGTCGCCGCGCTCGTCACCGCGCTGCGCGAGGAGGGCGCGCGGGTCGGCGTCCTCGCGGTCGACCCCTCCTCGCCCTTCTCGGGCGGTGCGCTCCTCGGCGACCGCGTCCGCATGGGCGTCCACGCCCTCGACCCCGGGGTGTACGTGCGCTCGATGGCCTCGCGAGGCCACCTCGGTGGCCTCGCGGCCGCGACGCCCCAGGCGGTCCGTGTGCTCGAGGCGGCCGGGGTCGACGTCGTCGTCGTCGAGACCGTCGGGGTGGGGCAGAGCGAGGTCGAGGTCGCGGGCCTCGCCGACACCACGGTCGTGCTGCTCGCCCCGGGGATGGGCGACGGGGTCCAGGCGGCCAAGGCCGGCATCCTCGAGGTCGCCGACGTGCTGTGCGTCAACAAGGCCGACCGGGACGGCGCCGACGCGACCGTCCGGGAGCTCCGGCAGTCGGTCGCGCTCGGCGCGGACGGCCGGGCGCCGGGGGACTGGCGGCCGAGCGTCGTGCGGAGCGTCGCCGCGGGCGGCGACGTCGCCGAGCTCGTCGACGCGGTCCGGGCGCACCAGCGGTGGGCGCGCGAGCACGACGCGGTCGTCCCCCGGCGGCTGCGCCGCGCCGCGGCCGAGGTCAGCGCCATCGCCCTGGCCCGGCTCCGCCGGACCTTCGGCCAGCCCGGCGAGGGCGGGCTGCTCGACGACGTCGCCGGTGAGGTCGCGGCCGGCCGCCTCGACGCCTTCACCGCCGCCGACCGGCTCGTCGCGGAGGTCGAGGGCTAG
- a CDS encoding thiamine-binding protein, giving the protein MLVAFSLAPSTAAPDGSVSEAVAECVRLVRASGLPNRTDAMFTTLEGEWDECMDVVRRCVDTLAATAPRVSLVLKADVRPGRSGELDGKVERLEAAIGRAAAG; this is encoded by the coding sequence GTGCTCGTCGCCTTCTCCCTCGCCCCGTCCACCGCCGCCCCGGACGGCTCCGTGTCCGAGGCCGTCGCCGAGTGCGTGCGCCTGGTCCGCGCCTCCGGCCTGCCCAACCGCACCGACGCCATGTTCACGACCCTGGAGGGCGAGTGGGACGAGTGCATGGACGTCGTCCGACGCTGCGTCGACACGCTCGCGGCGACGGCGCCGCGGGTGTCGCTCGTCCTCAAGGCGGACGTCCGGCCGGGCCGCAGCGGCGAGCTCGACGGCAAGGTCGAGCGGCTCGAGGCGGCGATCGGTCGCGCTGCGGCCGGGTGA
- a CDS encoding sensor domain-containing phosphodiesterase, whose product MSRRQALVPLHPAESARVAGVRATRAVVGAEDTVLDALTSLAARTTGAGGAMVTLVDESTVRVVAATGTGREPLQREDAMCAWAVAHDAPLHLADLTCDERFADGPVVAAGVRSYHGIPLHGPGGLPLGALCVVDAGVLQLSDDLRDALGELATVAESHLVRLHADLPGTPAVVPARPAPAAEPAADGRTHDLAGVLDVADGLASGQFVPYYQPIVSLDDGALVGVEALVRWEHPDLGLLPPAAFLPQAEADHVVLALDALVLEEACSQVAHWRRTRPDAADLELSVNVSGHHLARGCLAELVADALDRSGLPAGALTLELTETVLLQSGDEWTLAQLDELRALGVGLALDDFGTAYSTLSYLQSFPVTRLKIDRSFVRGLGVDRRDALLVESVVGLARGLGLDVVGEGVETPRQAGVLRGLGCDKAQGYHFQRPVGAEQLEGSGRLGPVLDGGAVAPIDFGDDAPALPSLFGEAAGPFLGSREAAAC is encoded by the coding sequence GTGAGCCGGCGACAGGCCCTCGTCCCCCTCCACCCCGCGGAGTCGGCCCGCGTCGCCGGCGTCCGTGCGACGCGGGCGGTCGTGGGCGCCGAGGACACGGTCCTCGACGCGCTCACGTCGCTGGCGGCGCGGACCACGGGTGCCGGCGGGGCGATGGTGACCCTCGTCGACGAGTCGACCGTCCGGGTCGTCGCCGCCACCGGGACCGGTCGCGAGCCCCTGCAGCGGGAGGACGCGATGTGCGCGTGGGCGGTCGCCCACGACGCCCCCCTCCACCTCGCCGACCTCACGTGCGACGAGCGGTTCGCCGACGGTCCCGTGGTCGCCGCCGGCGTGCGGTCGTACCACGGCATCCCCCTCCACGGCCCGGGGGGACTGCCCCTCGGGGCCCTCTGCGTCGTCGACGCGGGGGTCCTCCAGCTCTCCGACGACCTCCGGGACGCCCTCGGCGAGCTCGCGACCGTCGCGGAGTCCCACCTCGTCCGGCTCCACGCCGACCTGCCCGGCACCCCGGCCGTCGTCCCAGCGCGCCCCGCTCCCGCGGCGGAACCGGCCGCCGACGGACGGACGCACGACCTGGCCGGGGTCCTCGACGTGGCCGACGGGCTCGCGTCGGGCCAGTTCGTGCCGTACTACCAGCCCATCGTCTCGCTCGACGACGGCGCGCTCGTCGGGGTGGAGGCGCTCGTCCGGTGGGAGCACCCCGACCTCGGCCTGCTCCCCCCCGCCGCCTTCCTCCCGCAGGCGGAGGCCGACCACGTGGTCCTCGCGCTCGACGCCCTCGTCCTCGAGGAGGCGTGCAGCCAGGTGGCGCACTGGCGGCGCACGCGCCCCGACGCCGCCGACCTCGAGCTGTCGGTCAACGTCTCGGGGCACCACCTCGCCCGCGGCTGCCTCGCCGAGCTCGTCGCCGACGCCCTCGACCGCAGCGGCCTGCCCGCCGGCGCCCTCACCCTCGAGCTGACCGAGACCGTGCTCCTGCAGTCCGGGGACGAGTGGACCCTCGCACAGCTCGACGAGCTGCGGGCGCTCGGCGTCGGCCTCGCCCTCGACGACTTCGGCACCGCGTACTCGACGCTCAGCTACCTGCAGAGCTTCCCCGTCACCCGCCTGAAGATCGACCGGAGCTTCGTCCGGGGCCTCGGCGTCGACCGCCGGGACGCCCTGCTCGTCGAGTCGGTCGTGGGGCTCGCGCGTGGCCTCGGGCTCGACGTCGTCGGGGAGGGCGTGGAGACCCCGCGTCAGGCGGGGGTGCTGCGGGGACTCGGCTGCGACAAGGCGCAGGGCTACCACTTCCAGCGCCCCGTCGGCGCCGAGCAGCTCGAGGGGTCCGGCCGGCTCGGCCCGGTCCTCGACGGCGGCGCGGTGGCGCCCATCGACTTCGGCGACGACGCCCCGGCCCTGCCGAGCCTGTTCGGCGAGGCCGCAGGGCCCTTCCTCGGCAGCCGGGAGGCAGCCGCCTGCTAG
- a CDS encoding response regulator transcription factor, which yields MRLLLVEDDPDLGPLLLARLQEEGHVADLVADGEEALWLAGEQDYDVVVLDVDLPGRDGIDVCRTLRAGGDHTPVLMLTGRGALAHRVEGLDAGADDYLPKPFHLAELEARLRALGRRADRAVQLRYEVADVVVDPTARTVTRQGGDVPLAGREYALVELLARHGGRVVSRDTIAATLWDFASDVTDNALDVLVSGVRGKLDRPFDTSVLRTVRGVGYRLG from the coding sequence ATGAGGCTCCTGCTCGTGGAGGACGACCCGGACCTGGGGCCGCTGCTGCTCGCGCGCCTCCAGGAGGAGGGCCACGTCGCCGACCTCGTCGCCGACGGCGAGGAGGCGCTGTGGCTCGCCGGGGAGCAGGACTACGACGTCGTCGTGCTCGACGTCGACCTGCCGGGGCGGGACGGCATCGACGTCTGCCGAACCCTCCGCGCGGGCGGCGACCACACGCCCGTCCTCATGCTGACCGGCCGCGGCGCGCTGGCGCACCGTGTCGAGGGCCTCGACGCCGGCGCCGACGACTACCTGCCCAAGCCGTTCCACCTCGCCGAGCTCGAGGCCCGGCTGCGCGCCCTCGGTCGGCGCGCCGACCGCGCGGTGCAGCTGCGGTACGAGGTCGCGGACGTCGTGGTGGACCCGACCGCGCGGACGGTGACGCGGCAGGGCGGTGACGTGCCGCTCGCGGGCCGCGAGTACGCCCTCGTCGAGCTGCTCGCCCGCCACGGGGGCCGCGTCGTCTCGCGCGACACCATCGCGGCCACCCTGTGGGACTTCGCGAGCGACGTCACGGACAACGCCCTCGACGTCCTCGTCTCGGGGGTGCGCGGCAAGCTCGACCGCCCCTTCGACACGTCGGTCCTGCGCACGGTCCGGGGCGTCGGCTACCGCCTGGGCTGA
- a CDS encoding PAS domain-containing protein yields MRRGGVPGAEAGPLGVLAEVWEEVDFGLVVLGHDWRYRYVNPHGARSLGLTPADLLGRDYREVWPDSIGGRFEQAYSRVLATGEAEVVDDYWEPWDRWFRSRILPCEVGIMILFVDVTEERRHASSDLRSVEVLTQLVSRAPAGVAVKDDHGRYLFANDAAAAQAGLPVSALLGRTAAEVFPGPVGRQKHEAALQVAVRQVPVTTEEEVVTGDGTRRSYLANRFPVYGRDGLLVGVAAIHTDISEQKRAEAELAASRQLYRDMFAATTLGQALLDEPTHRVVECNDAFAQMLGLSPERVLAADTRDLVADLPGWLEGIRSAVSQGRTAFEIDGELRRPDGQRVPVVASFTILRGGRTAAVILRDMTALRALQERLVDAERLEAVGSVAGGVAHDVNNVLAAVTGYADLLETHVATDGTAVRHLHGIHRAVARAGDLVDRLLAFARRQELEATEFDLAAAVHDLSDLCRRLLPHDVRLVVAALPALPVRADQTQVQQVLLNLVLNARDALPAGGTVAVAAEVREVGRDDLRLPPGRYAALEVRDDGTGMDEQTARRCFEPFFTTRERSGGHGLGLSTAIGIARQSGGDLRVTSERGVGTAFTLLVPLVSVQQRAGGGEVTTGGPGRSPGTASTRAAGAVVRTLVVDDDPDVLEVVAETLRAAGHDVVTAAGADDALLLARSLGPSLDLVVSDLHMPPSDGHALRRSLAAELPALPVLLVSGRPDLLEDLDGPVLAKPFRPGELVAACEELLRR; encoded by the coding sequence GTGCGCCGGGGAGGGGTCCCCGGCGCGGAGGCCGGGCCGCTCGGCGTGCTCGCGGAGGTGTGGGAGGAGGTCGACTTCGGGCTCGTCGTGCTCGGTCACGACTGGCGGTACCGCTACGTCAACCCCCACGGCGCCCGGAGCCTCGGCCTGACGCCCGCCGACCTCCTCGGGCGCGACTACCGCGAGGTGTGGCCGGACTCGATCGGCGGGCGCTTCGAGCAGGCGTACTCCCGGGTCCTCGCCACCGGCGAGGCCGAGGTCGTCGACGACTACTGGGAACCGTGGGACCGGTGGTTCCGCAGCCGCATCCTCCCGTGCGAGGTCGGCATCATGATCCTCTTCGTCGACGTGACGGAGGAACGGCGGCACGCGAGCTCCGACCTGCGCAGCGTCGAGGTCCTCACCCAGCTCGTGAGCCGGGCGCCGGCGGGCGTCGCGGTGAAGGACGACCACGGCCGCTACCTCTTCGCCAACGACGCCGCCGCCGCGCAGGCCGGGCTCCCGGTGTCCGCGCTGCTCGGGCGCACCGCGGCCGAGGTGTTCCCCGGCCCGGTGGGCCGGCAGAAGCACGAGGCCGCGCTGCAGGTGGCCGTCCGACAGGTGCCGGTGACGACGGAGGAGGAGGTCGTCACCGGCGACGGCACGCGCCGCAGCTACCTCGCCAACCGCTTCCCCGTCTACGGCCGCGACGGACTGCTCGTCGGGGTCGCGGCCATCCACACCGACATCAGCGAGCAGAAGCGGGCCGAGGCCGAGCTCGCGGCGAGCCGGCAGCTGTACCGCGACATGTTCGCGGCCACCACGCTCGGTCAGGCGCTGCTCGACGAGCCCACGCACCGGGTGGTGGAGTGCAACGACGCGTTCGCCCAGATGCTCGGGCTGTCACCCGAGCGTGTCCTCGCCGCCGACACCCGCGACCTCGTCGCGGACCTGCCCGGCTGGCTCGAGGGGATCCGGTCCGCCGTGTCCCAGGGCCGGACGGCGTTCGAGATCGACGGGGAGCTCCGGCGCCCCGACGGGCAGCGCGTCCCGGTCGTCGCGAGCTTCACGATCCTGCGCGGCGGACGCACGGCAGCCGTGATCCTCCGGGACATGACCGCGCTCCGGGCGCTGCAGGAACGCCTCGTCGACGCCGAGCGGCTCGAGGCGGTGGGGTCCGTCGCGGGCGGGGTGGCCCACGACGTCAACAACGTCCTCGCCGCGGTGACGGGGTACGCCGACCTCCTCGAGACGCACGTCGCCACGGACGGGACGGCGGTGCGGCACCTCCACGGCATCCACCGGGCGGTCGCCAGGGCCGGGGACCTCGTCGACCGGCTCCTCGCCTTCGCCCGCCGCCAGGAGCTCGAGGCCACCGAGTTCGACCTCGCCGCAGCGGTCCACGACCTGAGCGACCTATGCCGACGGCTGCTGCCCCACGACGTCCGCCTCGTCGTCGCCGCCCTGCCCGCCCTCCCGGTGCGGGCGGACCAGACGCAGGTGCAGCAGGTCCTCCTCAACCTCGTGCTCAACGCACGCGACGCGCTCCCCGCCGGCGGGACGGTCGCCGTCGCGGCCGAGGTGCGGGAGGTGGGCCGCGACGACCTGCGGCTGCCCCCGGGCCGCTACGCCGCCCTGGAGGTGCGTGACGACGGGACGGGCATGGACGAGCAGACGGCGCGCCGCTGCTTCGAACCGTTCTTCACCACGCGCGAGCGCAGCGGGGGCCACGGGCTGGGGCTGTCCACCGCCATCGGCATCGCCCGGCAGAGCGGAGGGGACCTGCGGGTGACGAGCGAGCGCGGCGTCGGCACGGCCTTCACGCTCCTCGTTCCCCTGGTCTCGGTCCAGCAGCGGGCCGGCGGGGGGGAGGTGACCACGGGTGGTCCGGGTCGCAGCCCGGGCACCGCGTCGACCCGCGCGGCCGGCGCCGTGGTCCGCACGCTCGTCGTCGACGACGACCCCGACGTGCTCGAGGTCGTCGCCGAGACGCTGCGCGCCGCGGGGCACGACGTCGTCACCGCCGCGGGCGCCGACGACGCCCTCCTGCTTGCACGCTCCCTCGGTCCCTCGCTCGACCTCGTCGTGTCCGACCTCCACATGCCCCCCTCCGACGGGCACGCGCTGCGCCGCTCGCTCGCGGCAGAGCTGCCCGCGCTGCCCGTGCTGCTGGTGTCCGGCCGCCCCGACCTGCTCGAGGACCTCGACGGGCCGGTCCTCGCCAAGCCGTTCCGGCCCGGCGAGCTCGTCGCCGCCTGCGAAGAGCTGCTGCGCCGATGA